The following coding sequences lie in one Candidatus Methylomirabilis lanthanidiphila genomic window:
- a CDS encoding guanylate kinase codes for MNRQRVMVVVSAPSGAGKTSLCREAARRLPRLIHSVSYTTRSPRPDEQDGRDYHFVNEPTFRRMIEAGEFAEWASVHGQLYGTSRSLLEKQFAEGLDVILDIDTQGAAKLRQDYPAGVFVFVVPPALDLLETRLRQRRTDSEDEIRRRLAMAREELQYYRHYQYIVVNDIFEKAVKQLCCIITAERARKDRVDLSFLDAGID; via the coding sequence ATGAATCGGCAACGGGTGATGGTGGTTGTGTCGGCCCCCTCTGGGGCCGGGAAGACCTCCTTGTGCCGGGAGGCCGCGCGGCGGCTACCGCGTCTGATTCACTCGGTTTCGTATACGACCCGCTCGCCCAGGCCGGATGAACAGGATGGGCGGGACTATCACTTTGTGAACGAGCCTACGTTCCGTAGAATGATTGAGGCGGGCGAATTTGCAGAGTGGGCAAGCGTACATGGTCAGCTCTATGGGACCAGCCGTTCGCTGCTGGAGAAGCAGTTCGCGGAAGGTCTTGATGTGATCCTTGATATCGATACGCAGGGTGCAGCCAAGCTCAGACAGGACTATCCGGCGGGGGTATTCGTGTTTGTCGTGCCCCCGGCCCTGGATCTCCTGGAAACCAGGCTCCGGCAGCGGCGGACCGACTCGGAGGATGAGATCCGCCGGCGCCTGGCCATGGCGAGAGAGGAGCTGCAGTACTACCGTCATTACCAGTATATTGTTGTGAACGATATCTTCGAAAAGGCCGTCAAGCAGCTTTGCTGCATTATCACTGCCGAACGAGCCCGAAAAGATCGAGTAGATCTCTCGTTTCTGGATGCGGGAATCGACTGA
- a CDS encoding nucleotidyltransferase, producing the protein MTLEQLLKDERDAILRIAVRHGAYNIRVFGSAARGEALEDSDIDLLVEFEPGRSLLDHTALVLELEELLGRKVDVVTEKGLYWLLRRRILKEARAL; encoded by the coding sequence ATGACGCTTGAGCAATTACTCAAGGACGAGCGCGACGCCATCCTGCGCATTGCAGTCAGACACGGCGCGTACAATATTCGGGTGTTTGGGTCCGCTGCTCGCGGCGAAGCTCTGGAGGACAGCGATATTGATCTTCTCGTCGAGTTCGAACCGGGCCGAAGCCTTCTAGACCACACTGCCCTGGTGCTGGAACTCGAGGAACTCCTTGGACGCAAGGTAGATGTCGTTACGGAGAAGGGTCTCTACTGGCTCCTTCGCCGACGGATCCTCAAGGAAGCCCGAGCGCTATGA
- a CDS encoding type I deoxyribonuclease HsdR — protein MADLRESTVEDAALSWLESLGWTVKHGLDIAPGVLFAERTDYGQVVLAQRLRDALARLNPELPAEALDDAFRKFARLEGPTLEARNRTLHRLLIEGFPVEYLQPSLRPSPSGRGGSEAEGEGSRLTYRIAKVIDFENPDANDWLAVNQFTVSENKHTRRPDIVLFVNGLPLAVIELKNPTDEEATIWTAFKQLQTYKAELPTLFAFNGLLIISDGVEARIGTLTAGREWFKPWRTVSGESLAESHLLELQILIEGVCDQQRFLDMVRDFIVFEDDGSGALMKKMAGYHQFHAVQVAVQETLRAARLQAEMTGVTQGTGRYETGRYPGGEPGDRRVGVVWHTQGSGKSLTMAFYAGRIIREPAMENPTLVVLTDRNDLDDQLFGTFSRCKDLLRQPPVQAESRAHLRELLSVAAGGVVFTTIQKFMPDVGAGPRAYPYSGQPQGVAPTLSDRRNIVVIADEAHRSQYDFIDGFARHMRDALPHASFIGFTGTPIELQDANTRAVFGDYISVYDIQRAVQDGATVPIYYESRLAKLALDEAERPKIDPEFEEVTEGEEVERKEKLKTKWAQLEAIVGAEKRLKIVAQDIVEHFEKRLEAMDGKAMIVCMSRRICVELYSELVRLRPNWAHDDDDKGAIKVVMTGSASDPPDWQPHIRNKPRREALANRFRDAANLLRIVLVRDMWLTGFDAPSLHTMYVDKPMRGHGLMQAIARVNRVFRDKPGGLVVDYLGLAHELKAALATYTESGGTGRTALDQNEAVAVMLEKYEVCCGLFGPITTPTGVVGGFDRSKWKTGTPQERLGLLPAAQEHILRQENGKDRCLLAVRKLSQAFALAVPHEEALRIRDDVAFFQAVQAVLAKRAPGETRPEEELDHAVRQIISRAVAPEGVVDIFAAAGLQKPDISILSDEFLAEVRGMPQRNLAVELLQKLLKGEIGIRRRKNVVQARSFAEMLEQTIRRYQNRAIEAAQVIEELIQLAKEMREANARGEALGLSEDELAFYDALETNDSAVKVLGDETLRAIARELVETVRNNVTIDWTLRENVRAQLRVLVKRILRKHGYPPDKQEKATQTVLEQARLLSAEWAVA, from the coding sequence ATGGCGGACCTAAGGGAATCCACAGTCGAAGATGCCGCCCTCTCGTGGCTTGAGAGCCTCGGTTGGACGGTCAAGCACGGCCTGGATATCGCGCCTGGGGTGCTATTTGCCGAGCGGACGGACTACGGGCAGGTGGTGCTCGCCCAGCGACTGCGCGATGCGTTGGCGCGGCTCAACCCGGAGCTTCCCGCCGAGGCCCTGGACGACGCCTTTCGTAAGTTCGCTCGGCTTGAAGGGCCAACGCTTGAGGCGCGCAACCGCACGCTCCATCGGCTGCTTATTGAAGGTTTCCCGGTGGAATACCTTCAACCCTCACTCCGGCCCTCTCCCAGTGGGAGAGGGGGGAGCGAAGCGGAGGGTGAGGGTTCGCGTCTGACTTACCGGATCGCGAAAGTCATCGATTTTGAGAATCCAGACGCGAATGACTGGCTTGCGGTGAACCAGTTTACGGTTTCGGAGAATAAGCATACGCGCAGGCCGGATATCGTGCTGTTCGTCAACGGTTTGCCGCTTGCCGTCATCGAGCTGAAGAATCCCACCGACGAGGAGGCGACGATCTGGACGGCTTTCAAGCAACTCCAGACCTACAAGGCCGAACTTCCCACCCTCTTTGCGTTCAACGGACTGCTGATCATCTCCGATGGCGTCGAAGCTCGGATCGGCACGCTTACCGCCGGCCGCGAGTGGTTCAAGCCCTGGCGGACGGTCTCGGGCGAGAGCCTGGCGGAATCTCACCTGCTCGAGCTTCAGATACTGATTGAGGGTGTCTGTGACCAGCAGCGGTTCCTCGACATGGTCCGCGACTTCATTGTGTTCGAGGACGATGGGAGCGGCGCCCTCATGAAGAAGATGGCCGGGTATCACCAGTTCCACGCCGTCCAAGTCGCGGTCCAGGAGACCTTGCGCGCGGCGCGGCTCCAGGCGGAAATGACCGGTGTGACCCAGGGCACCGGTAGATACGAGACCGGGAGGTACCCCGGCGGCGAGCCTGGCGACCGGCGCGTGGGTGTGGTGTGGCACACGCAGGGTTCGGGTAAGAGCCTGACCATGGCCTTCTACGCCGGCCGCATCATCCGCGAGCCGGCGATGGAGAATCCGACGCTCGTCGTGCTTACGGACCGGAACGACCTGGACGACCAGCTCTTCGGGACCTTCTCGCGCTGTAAGGACCTACTGCGCCAACCGCCGGTCCAGGCCGAGAGTCGAGCACACTTACGCGAGTTGCTCTCGGTTGCCGCGGGCGGTGTGGTGTTCACCACGATCCAGAAGTTCATGCCTGACGTAGGGGCAGGCCCCCGTGCCTATCCTTATTCTGGGCAACCACAGGGGGTTGCCCCTACCTTGTCGGACCGGCGCAACATCGTGGTCATTGCCGATGAGGCGCACCGCAGCCAGTACGACTTCATCGACGGCTTCGCGCGGCACATGCGCGACGCGCTGCCGCACGCCTCGTTTATTGGCTTTACCGGCACGCCCATCGAGCTGCAGGACGCCAACACGCGGGCGGTGTTCGGCGACTACATCAGCGTCTACGACATCCAGCGTGCGGTTCAGGACGGGGCGACCGTCCCGATCTACTACGAGAGCCGTCTGGCGAAGCTCGCGCTGGATGAAGCGGAGCGTCCGAAGATCGATCCGGAGTTCGAGGAAGTCACCGAGGGGGAGGAGGTCGAGCGTAAGGAAAAGCTCAAGACCAAATGGGCGCAGCTCGAAGCCATCGTCGGCGCCGAGAAGCGCCTGAAGATCGTCGCGCAGGACATCGTCGAGCACTTTGAGAAGCGGCTCGAAGCCATGGACGGCAAGGCGATGATCGTCTGTATGAGCCGCCGCATCTGCGTCGAACTGTACAGCGAACTCGTCCGGCTTCGTCCTAACTGGGCGCACGATGACGACGACAAGGGTGCGATCAAGGTCGTGATGACCGGTTCCGCGTCCGATCCTCCGGACTGGCAGCCCCACATCCGCAACAAGCCGCGGCGCGAGGCGCTCGCCAACCGGTTCCGAGATGCCGCTAACCTGCTCCGGATCGTGCTCGTGCGCGATATGTGGCTCACCGGCTTCGACGCGCCGAGCCTGCACACGATGTACGTGGACAAACCGATGCGCGGCCACGGACTGATGCAGGCGATCGCGCGGGTGAACCGGGTCTTTCGCGACAAGCCTGGCGGACTGGTAGTGGACTATCTGGGGCTCGCTCACGAGCTGAAGGCGGCGCTCGCCACCTACACCGAGAGCGGGGGCACGGGGCGCACGGCGCTCGACCAGAACGAGGCCGTGGCTGTCATGCTGGAGAAGTATGAAGTGTGCTGCGGCCTCTTCGGTCCGATCACAACGCCAACCGGCGTCGTGGGGGGCTTCGACCGGTCGAAGTGGAAGACGGGCACGCCGCAAGAGCGGCTGGGCCTGTTGCCGGCGGCACAGGAGCACATTCTACGCCAGGAGAACGGCAAGGACCGATGCCTTCTGGCCGTGCGCAAGCTGTCGCAGGCCTTCGCGCTGGCCGTACCGCACGAGGAGGCGCTGCGAATCCGGGACGACGTGGCCTTTTTCCAGGCTGTGCAGGCCGTCCTCGCCAAGCGCGCGCCGGGCGAGACCCGCCCCGAGGAGGAGTTGGACCATGCGGTCCGCCAGATCATCTCGCGCGCCGTAGCCCCTGAAGGCGTAGTGGACATCTTCGCCGCGGCGGGACTCCAGAAGCCCGATATCTCGATCCTCTCCGACGAGTTCCTGGCTGAAGTGCGCGGCATGCCGCAGCGCAACCTCGCTGTGGAGCTGCTCCAGAAGCTGCTCAAGGGCGAGATCGGCATCCGCCGCCGGAAGAACGTTGTTCAGGCCAGGTCCTTTGCCGAGATGCTGGAGCAGACGATTCGCCGATATCAGAACCGCGCCATCGAGGCGGCGCAGGTTATCGAGGAGTTGATCCAGCTCGCGAAGGAGATGCGGGAAGCGAACGCTAGAGGCGAGGCTCTGGGCTTGAGCGAGGATGAACTGGCCTTCTATGACGCGCTGGAGACGAACGATAGCGCGGTCAAGGTGCTTGGTGACGAGACCCTCCGCGCGATCGCGCGCGAGCTGGTCGAGACGGTACGCAACAACGTCACGATCGACTGGACCCTGCGCGAGAACGTCCGCGCCCAGTTACGGGTACTCGTCAAACGCATCCTGCGCAAGCATGGCTACCCGCCGGACAAGCAGGAGAAGGCAACGCAGACGGTGCTGGAGCAGGCGAGGCTGCTGTCCGCGGAATGGGCGGTCGCGTGA
- a CDS encoding Transposase IS200 like protein: MNRADMGRATTGGRPYNHATHRRRSIRLKDYDYSQAGAYFVTICMQDRVCLFGEVVEGKMRLNEAGRMVHAVCEELPVFYPGVDIDAFAVMPNHIHGVIVLTGADMVGATPCGRPDAGQAQGPAPTRLSLPDVVHRFKTLTTKRYADAVRDHGWPPFARRLWQHNYYEHIIRNEASLNRIRQYIVDNPARWAFDRDNPDAVTPELEDRWRT; the protein is encoded by the coding sequence ATGAACCGCGCCGACATGGGTCGGGCGACCACGGGGGGTCGCCCCTACAACCATGCAACCCATCGCCGCCGATCGATTCGCCTGAAGGACTACGACTATTCCCAGGCCGGGGCGTATTTCGTCACCATCTGCATGCAGGACCGGGTCTGCCTGTTCGGGGAGGTAGTGGAAGGGAAGATGCGGTTGAATGAGGCCGGGCGGATGGTGCACGCAGTTTGTGAAGAATTGCCCGTGTTCTATCCTGGCGTGGACATCGACGCATTCGCCGTCATGCCCAATCATATCCACGGCGTTATCGTCCTCACAGGTGCGGATATGGTAGGGGCGACCCCCTGTGGTCGCCCTGATGCAGGGCAGGCGCAGGGGCCTGCCCCTACACGGTTGTCGTTGCCGGATGTGGTGCATCGATTCAAGACCCTGACGACGAAACGGTACGCTGACGCGGTTAGGGATCACGGTTGGCCGCCGTTCGCAAGGCGTCTTTGGCAACACAACTACTACGAACACATCATCCGTAACGAAGCATCGTTGAATCGCATCCGGCAATATATCGTTGACAATCCAGCACGGTGGGCGTTCGATCGCGACAACCCCGATGCCGTTACGCCGGAATTAGAGGACAGATGGCGGACCTAA
- a CDS encoding Type I restriction modification DNA specificity domain protein: protein MAGEWKQHEVSRLIDQGTLFIGDGYRAKNEELTTSGLPFARAGNVNGGFQFNDADHFPEENLARVGNKVSQPGDVVFTSKGTVGRFAFVRPDTARFVYSPQLCFWRSLDPSLIEPRFLFYWMFGREFFVQFKGVAGQTDMAEYVSLTDQRRMHIILPPPDEQRAIAQILGTLDDKIELNRRMSETLEAMARALFKSWFIDFDPVRARRGDPPWSPNGWAGTGACPYIRPTILDLFPDRFEDSDLGGIPAGWEVKPLPEAIEVNPTRPLRKGEIAPYLDMANMLTRGHSPDEVVDRPFGSGMRFVNGDTLVARITPCLENGKTAFVDFLTDGQVGWGSTEYIVLRPKPPLPAEFAYCLARSNGFRDFAIQSMTGSSGRQRVPAESLAHFRLVAVSKPIAELFGRLVKPLFARAGDAVKESRSLAALRDTLLPKLISGELRVTAAEAGVA, encoded by the coding sequence ATGGCGGGTGAGTGGAAGCAGCATGAGGTCAGCCGGTTGATCGACCAGGGCACGCTCTTCATCGGCGATGGCTACCGTGCCAAGAACGAGGAGCTCACGACTTCCGGCTTGCCCTTTGCCCGCGCCGGGAACGTCAACGGCGGCTTTCAGTTCAACGATGCCGATCACTTCCCCGAAGAGAACCTCGCGCGAGTCGGCAACAAGGTTAGCCAGCCCGGCGATGTTGTATTCACCTCGAAGGGGACCGTCGGACGCTTTGCCTTCGTGCGCCCGGACACAGCACGATTCGTTTACTCGCCGCAGCTCTGCTTTTGGCGTTCTCTTGATCCGAGCCTGATCGAGCCTCGCTTCCTCTTCTACTGGATGTTCGGGCGAGAGTTTTTCGTTCAGTTCAAAGGCGTCGCCGGGCAGACCGATATGGCCGAGTACGTAAGCCTGACCGATCAGCGGCGTATGCACATCATCCTTCCGCCACCGGATGAACAACGCGCCATCGCTCAGATCCTCGGCACACTGGACGACAAGATCGAGCTGAACCGGCGGATGAGCGAGACGCTGGAGGCGATGGCGCGGGCGCTCTTCAAGTCGTGGTTCATTGATTTCGATCCCGTCCGTGCCCGTAGGGGCGACCCCCCGTGGTCGCCTAATGGATGGGCAGGCACGGGGGCCTGCCCCTACATTAGGCCGACGATTCTCGACCTCTTCCCAGACCGCTTCGAGGACTCCGATCTGGGCGGGATTCCGGCGGGGTGGGAGGTGAAGCCGTTACCCGAGGCCATCGAGGTCAACCCGACGCGACCGCTACGGAAGGGAGAGATCGCGCCCTATCTCGACATGGCGAACATGCTTACGCGAGGCCATTCCCCCGATGAGGTGGTCGATCGGCCCTTTGGGTCGGGTATGCGATTCGTGAACGGGGACACCTTGGTCGCACGCATCACGCCGTGCTTGGAGAATGGAAAGACCGCCTTCGTGGACTTCCTGACGGACGGCCAAGTCGGCTGGGGGTCCACCGAGTACATCGTCTTGCGCCCGAAGCCGCCCCTGCCAGCAGAGTTTGCGTACTGCCTCGCGCGCAGCAATGGGTTCCGCGACTTCGCCATTCAGAGCATGACGGGTTCCAGCGGGCGGCAGCGGGTGCCCGCGGAGTCGCTCGCCCACTTCCGGTTGGTAGCGGTGTCCAAGCCCATTGCGGAGTTGTTTGGACGACTGGTCAAGCCGCTCTTCGCGCGAGCAGGTGATGCGGTCAAAGAGTCTCGTTCTCTCGCCGCCCTGCGCGACACGCTGCTGCCCAAGCTCATCTCCGGCGAGCTGCGCGTTACCGCGGCTGAGGCGGGGGTCGCATGA
- a CDS encoding Phage protein Gp37/Gp68, whose protein sequence is MSQSSIEWTESTWNPLTGCTKVNPGCKFCYAERMTNQSLRERFHLGEDKAAIASQIIAATIEAGLIKADESVGGSRKFARYLPFWA, encoded by the coding sequence ATGTCACAATCGTCCATCGAATGGACCGAATCCACCTGGAACCCACTGACCGGCTGTACCAAGGTAAACCCCGGTTGCAAGTTTTGCTATGCCGAACGGATGACCAATCAGTCGCTGCGGGAGCGGTTTCACCTCGGGGAGGACAAGGCCGCGATTGCATCGCAGATTATTGCAGCGACGATTGAAGCGGGATTGATCAAGGCGGACGAAAGCGTCGGCGGGTCGAGGAAATTTGCACGTTACCTGCCCTTCTGGGCCTAA